Proteins co-encoded in one Desulfitobacterium hafniense DCB-2 genomic window:
- a CDS encoding radical SAM protein produces MAIRAKTNNLIQIRPLTGRRLANSEHNRQEMKNGATVLTSKPQRLVFELTNACNLNCLMCGRNSATFELTRFNSEWFKKFEPIMSDIEEVTLMGWGEPTIHPQFKEMLQYLHERGIRKYFCTNGMRLDVLKDAIFDYEVDVFAVSMDGADAKTNEFLRRGLNYQKVIEGLKAITNEKALRGLNFPHINFVMTMMKSNIRQLPDMVDLAAELGLNEVKGVFLTAFSENLLEETLFDDMDLVRYCFGQAEERAAKLGILLKLPHQRGEDPAGDAAHKPCFTAWRDFFLGSDGYVRACMSSPEKLFHIDQYPDFESMWNSREYQEWRAQVNVPGKMCPSCGRCYQSSFANWNKEHAFIQIDTEFSPKWEK; encoded by the coding sequence ATGGCGATCCGGGCAAAAACAAACAACTTAATTCAAATCCGTCCATTAACCGGTCGGCGCTTGGCTAACTCGGAACATAACCGTCAGGAAATGAAGAACGGTGCGACAGTTTTGACAAGTAAACCTCAGAGACTGGTATTTGAGCTGACAAATGCATGCAATTTGAATTGCTTGATGTGCGGGAGAAACTCGGCAACCTTTGAACTGACACGGTTTAATTCTGAATGGTTTAAGAAGTTTGAGCCAATTATGAGTGATATTGAGGAAGTCACGTTGATGGGATGGGGTGAGCCAACTATTCACCCCCAATTTAAGGAGATGCTTCAATATTTACATGAACGCGGAATACGCAAATATTTTTGTACCAATGGCATGCGGCTTGATGTGTTGAAGGATGCGATTTTCGATTATGAAGTGGATGTTTTTGCCGTAAGCATGGATGGAGCGGATGCCAAAACAAATGAATTTTTGCGGCGCGGATTGAACTACCAAAAGGTGATTGAAGGGTTGAAAGCCATAACGAATGAAAAAGCTTTGCGTGGGTTGAATTTTCCGCATATTAATTTCGTTATGACAATGATGAAATCGAATATAAGACAACTACCGGACATGGTTGATCTCGCTGCCGAGTTAGGGTTGAATGAAGTCAAAGGTGTGTTTCTAACCGCGTTCAGTGAGAATCTGCTTGAAGAGACATTATTTGATGATATGGATTTAGTGCGTTATTGCTTCGGACAAGCCGAGGAGCGGGCGGCAAAACTCGGAATCTTGTTAAAGCTGCCTCATCAGCGCGGAGAAGATCCGGCCGGAGACGCGGCGCATAAACCGTGTTTTACTGCGTGGCGTGACTTTTTTCTTGGTTCGGATGGCTATGTCAGAGCCTGCATGTCATCGCCAGAAAAGCTTTTTCATATCGACCAATACCCTGATTTTGAATCAATGTGGAATAGTCGAGAATATCAGGAGTGGAGAGCACAGGTCAACGTTCCGGGTAAGATGTGTCCCAGTTGTGGACGTTGTTATCAGTCGTCTTTCGCAAACTGGAATAAGGAACATGCTTTTATTCAGATAGACACGGAATTTTCACCAAAGTGGGAGAAATAG